The Flavobacterium commune genome contains the following window.
ATTGGTTTGAATATCAGCTTTTCCAAACATACCTACAGCTGGTTTTATATTTCCCATTTTGAGTTTTAACTCTACCTGAAAAGAACCTAAGGCAGCATCAGCAGATTGAGATTTTCTAAATACGGTTGCTTCAAAATTCTTTTCTGGATAGCCATCAAGTTTTACGATAGCTTTCTGACCTGTTTTTACAGATGCCCATTCTTGGTCTGTTACTCCGATTTTTAGTAAATAATTGTTGTTTTGGGTTGTTTCATTTATCGCTAGAACAGGAGAACCAGCACCAACAATTTCTCCTACATTGGCTATTTTTCTTGCTACAAAACCATCAGCAGTTGCAAATATTTTTGCGTAACGAGCATTGAAAGCCACAGCATTTTTCTGTTTTTTAGCAATGTCAAGACCTGTTTTCGTATTTTGTAATTGTTCTAAAGTATAAACACTGTCTTTATACAGATTTAAGGCTCGTGTATAATCACGCTCGTATTTTTTTACATTTAGATCGGTTTGATTTAATCCTGCACCGATTTCTGTTTCATCTAAAGTTGCTAAGAGTTGCCCTTTTTTGAAAAACTGACCTTCCTCTACATAAATGCGACTTACTACGCCACCAATTTTAAAACCGTAATTAGCTTGGTTTTCTGTAGTTATTAAGCCTGAAACACTTATATTGTTG
Protein-coding sequences here:
- a CDS encoding efflux RND transporter periplasmic adaptor subunit; this encodes MKSTTIIISLLTFPLFFSCKDEKKENNPFESADIISVKTASVESLAFTNNISVSGLITTENQANYGFKIGGVVSRIYVEEGQFFKKGQLLATLDETEIGAGLNQTDLNVKKYERDYTRALNLYKDSVYTLEQLQNTKTGLDIAKKQKNAVAFNARYAKIFATADGFVARKIANVGEIVGAGSPVLAINETTQNNNYLLKIGVTDQEWASVKTGQKAIVKLDGYPEKNFEATVFRKSQSADAALGSFQVELKLKMGNIKPAVGMFGKADIQTNKAQDLIVIPYNSLIEADGNKAFVFIVKNNKVKRQSVTINKFENNKVFIKDGLQKTDQIVISNSAYLNEQSTIKIIK